ttaaaacaagtttttagcATTTGATGAACATAAACTACTGATCAGTGTATAGGGATATTAATGTCACTGTAGAGACCACTGTGATAGAGCCAGTTTATGAGATGGGCagaaaatgcacaaatgcaGTCTAATGTGAAGTAATGGTCTTTTCATTGTTCTGAGAACATGCATAGTGAATTAAATAGTCATCTCCCGTGGTTACTGAGCTTTTGCATTGTTGTCAAGGAAACAAGATACTTAAGTTatcattgtcctgctgctttTTGAAATCATTTATAGGGCACAGGCATGGTGCATTAGAGTTGGAGTGCCAGCGCTAGAGGTAGTGCTGGCAGTGTTACAACTTAAATTCACAATGGTGTCACACTCATCTACAAAGTAAATTGGTAAATTTGATGAATAGCTGCCATTTTCAGTGAACAAACTTTGGtttatatattcattattttttgtcacttacactatttgtgttgtttgtttcacaggTCCAGACACTGCTGCAACAGATGCAGGACAAGTTCCAGACCATGTCAGACCAGATCATAGGGAGGAATATCCTATCATTTAAAATGCCAGCAGTCACTTGTTCATTGATGAAATGCATTACCATTCATAGTTTGAATTTAGTTTTAATATTATCCAATAATAAACTTATATCTCATCATTAATTTCTTGTATCCAGCATCTCTCTAACACATTCAAAGCACTGAGTGACAGACTGACCCAGACATGATTTAATCCATTTCAGAGTAGCTTTGTGTGTTGtctcattttaattatgtaCCTTAACTGCCTCTCCACTTGATGAGATGAGCACACGTATTGATGACTTGGAGAAGAACATTGCTGACCTGATGACCCAGGCTGGTGTTGAAGAGATTGAGGCAACACCAGAAAAGGCTAAAGAGGGTCAAGGCTCATAATGAAGGTAAGAAGTAACTCCATCTAGCTTTCCACCCAGGATTTAATGTTAATTAAGATTTGTCTGGTTTCCTGTGTGGCAAAAAACGCATGTGAAATGTTGATGAATTCACCCTCAGTCCCTGCTTACTACAGCATGAACcatttcttttgtctgtttcgCAGGTTACCAAGTAACAAGGAGTGAAGTCGGTCCTATATTCAGGAGCAGCAGACTTTTCCATTCTGAAAATGACTTCTATTGATTTGGTGTGTCGTTGTGTGAAATGCTTTTTTATATATTGACTATTGTGATAAACGGTTACAGTTATGTAATAACTTGAAAAGCTGAACGTTATTTGTAAGCTAGAATAGTGTGATATGCCCTTCAGAACCTCAAATGCTCATGTGCAGGAATGCAACATATGGATTTAGTGTGCTGACCTGGAAGTTATTTCGCTGCCATCATATATCATTTCAATTCAGTCCCATGAGGTGATGGCTGAGGGGGACAGCTTTGCCCAAGCCTGTGCTGAGAAGTACAACCACACAGGCTTACAGGCCAGTAGAACCTCCATCCCTACCAACATGGCAAGTGGGCACCATGAATATCAAGCCTACAGTGTTTTACAAATAACACTGTTACTACCAAGGTGTTGGATGCATTCCAATTCTAACTGATTTTCTTCTATTAAAGCTATTTAATACAATGCTCTTTGTCATGtattacataataaatatgtgGCCAGGTGCTGagtcaatttttaaaaatatcattaacTCTGAGGTGCTCacagtgttttaatgtatttattttttcaagctAGAGTTGTATTTTACAATGCTAATTATTGGGAATGTTTCAGTGTTGCATGTTTTTTGATCTACTTTCTTcataatgtatttaaattacattttaatatactTGAAGGTCAGCTAAGCTTAGCAATTGAAAATTTATCTTCTATATTGGTCAGAATGTTTTTAACTCACATTTAATGTATACAGACTTACAGGTATTTGTAACGAAGTCTACACAAAAGTAATATTTAGAAAAATTGTAACCACACTTTCACTGCATAATAGGAACCTTTATTCAAattaatgcaaacacaaaaagcacaaacaaaacaactaagCAGCAACAATCTTCAAAATGTAGTGCCAAAAGCATCACACAGAAATGAACAGcagtaaacaaaacaatgtgtCACAAGGATGAAGTTTTATCATGTCACACAATCTCTTAAAGTACATCAGCAGTCTTTGACCATATTATAAATGCAACATTAAAGTACTGTATGTTATATAAAGTGATTGGTTCCTTAATCGCATCATAGTCACTTATGAGACTGGAGTTTTAGAAGATATAAGTTAGAACTCAAagtctgcctctgtcatgtCGATGGCCCAGGCAAACTTGTCCCTTTGGCTTTTGTTGTAGATTTTTTCCACAGGTACCTCCATGTTCTTACACCtacaacaaatggaaaaaagacTGTCAAGTATacactttaaaataaacattgaaCAACACAACAGCCAGTTAAGGTTCTAATAGGTAATCTTTTCTCTTAAAAACAACCCACTGCCAGGTTACAGGTAATAGAAATTGCAGAAATACCAGAGAGGACAAGTGCTTGCACTACATTATTTTATCCTCCTGTTATCCACTTTGGGTCTTTACAGAACTGATGACTCAGTTTTTCCAGAACGTGATTCATCAGGAGGTGGGTTTGTACTTTTTGATCTGATCCAGTGAGCTGAACTTGCCTCAACAGGTTAGCCATGCAGCAcaggttaccatggtgatcCACCCTGATTAAAAGTGAACCAGCTTCATGATACCGCAGCTCAAAATTGGCTGCCTGATTTACTAATCCTGCTTTGTGTAGCACACCCCAGCTGGAGGTAGTCCAGGTAGTTCAATTTGAGAACCAAAGTTTTTCTGGTTGCTCTCATGTAAGTAGGAACATGCATGAATTTAGGAAAGTCTGTACAAGTGTTTTCACTAAGGGCAAGTGTCCATGTTTGTATTCACTCACCAAGCCACACTTATGCGTGGGTCCAGATAGTTGAGCTTTGAGGTACCTAGCGCAATCTGTTTGTTCTCTTCTCTGTCAGTCGCCTGGACCTCCAtcttcagcagctgctcctcacatcGCTTCACTGCTGCTTTCTTCCGCTCCACCAGCCTAGCAAAAAATATGCAGAAAGGCGAATACAATAGAGTCACACAGTGAACAATGAAATATCCAATATTGTAAAAAAGTTAAACAACCTAGGCGTGACATGTGGGAAAAACAGCACCATTCAACACCTGGTAGATTTGTACTGACTTCTGACATAAATGCAGACTCTTCAAAAGTATCCTCTCTGTTGTTATGAATGGCTTAcatttttagttgaaaaatctcATCTGACATTCCTGTGGAACCAGGTGTTCCTTTTCTATACACTGCACAATACTAGTCTAAATATCCCGTGAATTAACTAATAATCATGAATGAAATACtcacagagaagcagaagtCCATATGTGAATGACTTACTGCCCTTTAATGTACAACTAACAGTAATTGTAACAGCAGGGAAGCTCATCTCTGAGTAAAAAGCAGAACTACAATAACAACTAACACTTCTATGAGTGCAAATTCAAGTTCTTACATCTCCTATGACTCTAACCTCCAGCACATTATGCACACTGAGGCAGTTATTTCTGTTGCTTGGTGGTGCTTAACTCTACctttttattgtgtgtgcaagtgtgtagCTTGTGACATTGTCAAAGAGGTGCTCCCATTTTTAGATTGTTGTCAATCAGCTGTAATTGTCTCAATTACAGTCTCagcctgatgttttttttctgtactacTGCAAAACTTACATCTGCAGCTTGGGGTCTGAGCTGCCTTTGGTCTTAGCCTCCTTCTTGGCCTGTTTCAGTTCCGTCTTAGCTAGGGCCAGCTGTTCCTTTCTAGCATCAATCTGGGAGGAGCATATACAGGACACAggtatgtttttatatatgGATCAGCTTTAAACTATCCATGAGTGGGCTGTGATGGTTACAAAAAGTTACTGTTTCTAGAATTCTGCCCTGGatctatttaaataaaatgttacagtgacacaagaacatgaaaaaatatcacTGTCTGCCTATGCAATGTGAGGCTAATGTTAATGTGATGAATGACTGTGTCCAATAAACCAAGCAAAGCCATTCTTACCTTGGCCTGTAGATTAGCCATAGACTGTTCAAAAGTCTTTGGCGGCGCCCGCTGGTGGTTACAGAGAATAGCAACTGCTCTGTTAGCCCTGTTGTAGGACAGCAGTTTCTCTGCCACATTGTCTGACTCTTTGGAGGGTGACAGAATAGCAATTTGTATTTAAGCAGAAAAAATCCACTGAGAACACATATCTGAAGAGAATTATGCACAGAagttaaaaagataaaatcatgCTGACATCCCTTATGTTATTACTGCCCACCCACCATCTGCAGCACAAATCTCAAGcttgaacacacactcacacacacttaattaCAGGTTGCtaccatttcatttcatttattcaggtcCCCATTAGTTTCATCTGTTCTTCCTGGGgtccacacaacacacactacacCACATGTCCTGCCTGCAGATTGGCTCTCAGTGGCAATCCAGAAATGAGAAGAGAGTGTGACACTTCTATCTCTGAAAAAGAAACGGTGGCAGAAGCGGCCAATGGAACCCTGATAAGAGTGAGGCAGAGACGCACCGCACTGGGTACAGTGATGGCTGGAGAAGCTGACTGACGTCAGGGTATCTTAAATCACacaagctaaaaataaaaaatgtcaaaagtgtgGCAGTGTGTTTTATCATGGG
Above is a window of Lates calcarifer isolate ASB-BC8 linkage group LG10, TLL_Latcal_v3, whole genome shotgun sequence DNA encoding:
- the hsbp1b gene encoding heat shock factor-binding protein 1b isoform X1, which encodes MAETDPKSVQDLTNVVQTLLQQMQDKFQTMSDQIIGRIDEMSTRIDDLEKNIADLMTQAGVEEIEATPEKAKEGQGS